The Pseudomonas extremaustralis genome contains a region encoding:
- the tsaD gene encoding tRNA (adenosine(37)-N6)-threonylcarbamoyltransferase complex transferase subunit TsaD, with amino-acid sequence MLVLGLETSCDETGVALYDSERGLLADALFSQIDLHRAYGGVVPELASRDHVKRMLPLIRQVLDEAGCVATEIDAIAYTAGPGLVGALLVGASCAQALAFAWGIPALGVHHMEGHLLAPMLEKTPPQFPFVALLVSGGHTQLVQVDGIGQYTLLGESLDDAAGEAFDKTAKMMGLNYPGGPEIARLAEKGVPGRFTFPRPMCDRPGLMFSFSGLKTSALNTWQQSVSAGDDSEQARCDIALAFQQAVVETLTIKCKRALKQAGMQRLVIAGGVSANKALRASLEKMLGAIKGDVYYARPEFCTDNGAMIAYAGCQRLQAGQHESLAISVQARWPMEQLSPL; translated from the coding sequence ATGTTAGTACTGGGACTTGAAACCTCCTGCGACGAAACCGGTGTCGCACTCTACGACAGTGAACGCGGGCTTTTGGCCGATGCACTGTTCAGTCAGATCGATCTGCATCGCGCCTATGGTGGCGTGGTGCCGGAGCTTGCCAGCCGCGATCACGTCAAGCGCATGCTGCCGTTGATTCGCCAGGTGTTGGACGAGGCCGGCTGTGTGGCGACCGAGATCGATGCTATTGCCTACACCGCCGGCCCCGGATTGGTCGGAGCCCTTCTGGTTGGGGCCTCTTGCGCCCAGGCACTGGCCTTCGCGTGGGGGATTCCGGCCCTGGGTGTGCACCATATGGAAGGCCATTTATTGGCGCCCATGCTGGAAAAAACACCGCCACAGTTCCCGTTCGTCGCTTTGTTGGTTTCGGGTGGCCATACGCAGCTGGTTCAGGTCGATGGGATCGGCCAATACACGCTGTTGGGCGAGTCGCTGGACGATGCCGCCGGTGAAGCGTTCGACAAGACCGCGAAGATGATGGGCCTCAATTATCCCGGTGGCCCGGAAATCGCCCGCCTTGCCGAAAAAGGTGTTCCGGGCCGCTTCACCTTCCCGCGTCCGATGTGCGATCGCCCCGGCCTGATGTTTAGCTTCAGCGGTCTGAAAACCTCCGCGCTGAACACCTGGCAGCAAAGTGTCAGCGCCGGGGACGACAGTGAGCAAGCCCGTTGCGACATCGCGCTGGCGTTCCAGCAGGCCGTGGTGGAGACTTTGACCATCAAGTGCAAGCGTGCCCTGAAACAGGCGGGCATGCAGCGTCTGGTGATCGCAGGCGGCGTCAGCGCCAACAAGGCCTTGCGCGCTTCACTGGAGAAAATGCTCGGCGCCATCAAGGGCGATGTGTACTACGCGCGGCCTGAGTTCTGCACCGATAACGGAGCGATGATCGCCTATGCCGGTTGCCAGCGCCTACAGGCCGGGCAGCATGAAAGCCTGGCGATCAGCGTGCAGGCGCGCTGGCCGATGGAGCAGTTGTCACCGTTGTGA
- the plsY gene encoding glycerol-3-phosphate 1-O-acyltransferase PlsY — translation MFWSLAIFAYLLGSLSFAILLSRLTGNPDPRMSGSGNAGATNMLRLAGKKLAILTLLGDVCKGLLPVLIAHFAGLTLQQQAWVGVCAVLGHLFPLYFRFRGGKGVATAAGMLLGIYPPAALLAALAWLLTFYLTRTSSLAALIATPLTLPLLAWQEPAALLPMSVLTLLIVWRHRGNLRDLFAGRERHF, via the coding sequence ATGTTTTGGTCACTGGCGATCTTCGCCTACCTGCTCGGCTCGCTGTCCTTCGCCATTTTGCTCAGCCGCCTGACGGGAAATCCCGATCCGCGAATGAGTGGCTCAGGCAATGCTGGCGCCACCAATATGTTGCGCCTGGCCGGCAAGAAACTCGCCATCCTCACGCTGCTTGGCGACGTCTGCAAAGGCCTGTTGCCCGTGCTGATCGCGCATTTCGCCGGCCTTACCCTTCAGCAGCAGGCCTGGGTTGGCGTCTGTGCCGTCCTGGGCCATTTGTTTCCGTTGTACTTCCGCTTTCGCGGTGGCAAGGGTGTCGCTACAGCCGCCGGCATGTTGCTGGGAATCTACCCGCCTGCCGCGTTGCTCGCCGCGCTTGCCTGGCTGCTGACGTTCTACCTGACCCGCACCAGCTCACTGGCCGCATTGATCGCCACGCCCCTCACCCTGCCCCTGCTGGCCTGGCAAGAGCCGGCGGCGCTGCTGCCGATGAGCGTGTTGACCCTGCTGATCGTCTGGCGCCACCGGGGCAATTTACGCGACCTGTTTGCCGGGCGCGAACGGCATTTTTAA
- the folB gene encoding dihydroneopterin aldolase — protein sequence MDRVFIEGLEVDTVIGAYDWERGIRQCLRLDLSFAWDNRPAAAGDDLTLALDYASVSARIQAFAEQSQYQLVETFAECLAQVLMSEFQIPWLHLKLTKPGAVPAAKGVGVEIERGCR from the coding sequence TTGGACAGAGTGTTTATCGAAGGCCTGGAAGTCGACACCGTGATCGGGGCCTACGACTGGGAGCGCGGAATCCGCCAATGCCTGCGCCTGGACCTGAGCTTCGCCTGGGATAACCGCCCGGCCGCCGCCGGCGACGACCTGACCCTGGCACTCGATTACGCCAGCGTATCGGCGCGGATCCAGGCCTTTGCCGAGCAGTCCCAGTACCAATTGGTGGAGACGTTCGCCGAGTGTCTGGCGCAAGTGTTGATGAGCGAATTCCAGATTCCCTGGCTGCACCTCAAGCTGACCAAGCCTGGTGCCGTGCCGGCTGCCAAAGGTGTGGGCGTGGAGATCGAGCGCGGATGTCGCTAA
- the folK gene encoding 2-amino-4-hydroxy-6-hydroxymethyldihydropteridine diphosphokinase has translation MSLTQVYLGLGSNIERETHLRAGLDALAGFLTDMQCSAVFESQPVGIKSGPFFNLVVSAYTDLPLMELDRRLKFIEADNGRYAPDRKGLPLDIDVLLYGDLVGNFDGLVLPRAEILKNAFVLWPLSMMAPDRVHPEVGKTLAELWRDAQINQVLAPVGFEWQGLQLTPDSLL, from the coding sequence ATGTCGCTAACTCAGGTTTACCTTGGCCTCGGCAGCAATATCGAGCGCGAAACCCATTTGCGCGCGGGCCTCGATGCCCTGGCGGGTTTTTTGACCGATATGCAGTGCTCGGCAGTGTTCGAAAGCCAGCCGGTGGGCATCAAGAGTGGGCCGTTCTTCAATCTGGTGGTATCGGCCTACACCGATCTGCCACTGATGGAGCTCGACCGCCGCTTGAAATTCATCGAGGCCGACAATGGCCGCTATGCCCCGGATCGCAAGGGCTTGCCGCTGGATATCGATGTGCTGCTGTACGGCGATCTGGTGGGCAACTTCGACGGTTTGGTCCTGCCTCGGGCCGAGATCCTGAAAAATGCGTTTGTGTTGTGGCCGCTGTCGATGATGGCGCCAGACCGTGTGCACCCAGAAGTGGGCAAGACCCTGGCTGAACTGTGGCGCGATGCGCAGATCAACCAGGTGCTGGCGCCTGTCGGATTTGAATGGCAGGGCCTGCAACTCACGCCGGACTCGCTCTTGTAG
- a CDS encoding multifunctional CCA addition/repair protein encodes MKIYKVGGAVRDRLLGIKVTDIDRVVVGATTEEMLAKGYKPVGADFPVFLDPKNGDEYALARTERKSGRGYGGFVFHASPEVTLEEDLIRRDLTINAMAQDDDGNLTDPYHGQRDLEARILRHVSPAFAEDPLRVLRVARFAARYAHLGFTVAPETMALMRQLSESGELQALTPERSWKEISRALMEDQPQVFIQVLRDCDALKILMPEVDALFGVPQPAAHHPEIDTGVHTLSVLEQAALHKQPLTVRWACLLHDLGKGLTPVDKLPQHIAHEHRGLKLIKAVNERFKAPKDCQELALLVGQYHTHGHRALELKASTLLELLQSFDVYRRPQRFEEFVVACEMDARGRKGLEQRSYPQADYLRAAAKAAREVAVAPLLEKGFKGPELGEALKRERLKALKAYKEQYKPL; translated from the coding sequence ATGAAAATCTACAAAGTCGGCGGCGCGGTGCGTGACCGCTTGCTGGGCATCAAGGTCACCGATATCGACCGCGTCGTCGTGGGTGCAACCACAGAAGAGATGCTCGCCAAAGGCTACAAACCGGTGGGTGCCGATTTTCCGGTATTCCTGGACCCGAAGAACGGCGACGAATACGCCCTCGCCCGTACCGAGCGCAAGAGTGGCCGGGGCTATGGCGGCTTTGTGTTTCACGCCAGCCCTGAGGTCACGCTGGAAGAAGACCTGATCCGCCGCGACCTGACTATCAACGCCATGGCCCAGGACGATGACGGCAACCTGACCGATCCCTATCACGGCCAGCGTGATCTTGAAGCACGCATTCTCCGCCATGTTTCCCCCGCGTTCGCCGAAGATCCCTTGCGTGTGCTACGTGTTGCACGCTTTGCCGCACGTTATGCGCACCTGGGTTTTACAGTGGCGCCGGAAACCATGGCGCTGATGCGTCAACTCAGCGAATCCGGCGAACTGCAAGCCCTGACTCCTGAGCGCAGCTGGAAAGAAATCTCCCGCGCCCTGATGGAAGATCAGCCCCAGGTGTTTATCCAGGTGCTGCGCGATTGCGATGCACTGAAAATCTTGATGCCGGAAGTCGACGCGCTGTTCGGCGTGCCTCAACCCGCAGCCCATCACCCCGAGATCGACACCGGCGTGCACACCTTGAGCGTGCTGGAACAGGCCGCCCTGCATAAGCAACCGCTGACCGTACGCTGGGCCTGCCTGCTGCATGACCTGGGCAAGGGCCTGACACCTGTGGATAAGTTGCCGCAGCATATCGCCCATGAACACAGGGGCTTGAAGCTGATCAAGGCAGTGAACGAACGCTTCAAGGCGCCCAAGGATTGCCAGGAGCTGGCCTTGCTGGTCGGCCAATATCACACCCACGGCCATCGTGCCCTGGAGTTGAAAGCCTCGACCCTGCTGGAGTTGCTACAGAGCTTCGACGTTTACCGGCGACCGCAGCGCTTTGAAGAGTTTGTGGTGGCGTGTGAAATGGATGCACGGGGTCGCAAGGGGCTTGAGCAAAGAAGTTATCCACAAGCGGATTACTTACGCGCAGCAGCGAAAGCAGCGCGCGAGGTCGCAGTTGCGCCACTGCTTGAGAAGGGCTTCAAAGGCCCGGAGTTGGGCGAGGCGCTCAAGCGCGAACGGCTCAAGGCACTCAAAGCCTACAAGGAACAATACAAACCCTTGTAG
- a CDS encoding SpoVR family protein, whose protein sequence is MTAKKETKRQPISTGSEWTFELIQAYDREISRIAAGYALDTYPNQIEVITAEQMMDAYASVGMPLGYHHWSYGKHFLSTEKSYSRGQMGLAYEIVINSDPCIAYLMEENTICMQALVVAHACYGHNSFFKGNYLFRTWTDASSIIDYLVFAKQYIMQCEERHGIDAVEDLLDSCHALMNYGVDRYKRPYPISAEEERLRQKEREEHLQKQINDLWRTIPKRADKNNDKDNARFPAEPQENILYFLEKHAPLLEPWQREIVRIVRKIAQYFYPQRQTQVMNEGWATFWHYTLINDLYDEGLVTDGFMMEFLTSHTSVVYQPGFDSPYYSGINPYALGFAMYRDIRRMCEHPTEEDRRWFPEIAGSDWLSTIKFAMSSFKDESFILQYLSPKVIRDLKLFSILDDDLKDDLVVPAIHDEPGYRTIRETLAAQYNLGNREPNVQIYSIDVRGDRSLTLRHQQHDRKPLGDSTEEVLKHLHRLWGFDIHLETLQGDQVMKTHHVPPRNDHNDGDYGRLDLAVVHL, encoded by the coding sequence ATGACCGCCAAAAAAGAGACTAAGCGCCAACCCATTTCCACAGGCTCCGAGTGGACCTTTGAACTGATCCAGGCCTATGACCGGGAGATCAGCCGCATCGCGGCGGGTTATGCCCTGGACACCTACCCCAACCAGATCGAAGTGATCACTGCTGAACAGATGATGGATGCCTACGCTTCCGTCGGCATGCCCCTCGGCTACCATCATTGGTCCTACGGCAAACACTTCCTCAGCACCGAGAAGTCCTACAGCCGCGGCCAGATGGGCCTGGCCTATGAAATCGTCATCAACTCCGACCCCTGCATTGCCTACCTGATGGAAGAAAACACCATCTGCATGCAGGCGCTGGTGGTAGCCCACGCCTGCTATGGGCACAACAGCTTCTTCAAGGGCAACTACCTGTTCCGCACCTGGACCGATGCCAGCTCGATCATCGATTATCTGGTGTTCGCCAAGCAGTACATCATGCAGTGCGAGGAGCGCCATGGCATCGATGCGGTGGAGGACCTGCTCGATTCCTGCCATGCACTGATGAACTATGGGGTCGACCGCTACAAACGCCCCTATCCGATTTCCGCCGAGGAAGAACGCCTGCGCCAGAAGGAGCGCGAGGAGCACCTGCAGAAACAGATCAACGACCTGTGGCGCACCATTCCCAAACGCGCCGACAAGAACAACGATAAAGACAATGCGCGCTTCCCCGCCGAACCCCAGGAAAACATCCTGTACTTCCTGGAAAAGCACGCGCCCCTGCTGGAGCCATGGCAACGGGAAATCGTGCGCATCGTGCGCAAGATCGCCCAGTATTTTTATCCACAGCGCCAGACCCAGGTGATGAACGAAGGCTGGGCGACGTTCTGGCACTACACCCTGATCAACGACCTCTACGACGAAGGCCTGGTCACCGACGGCTTCATGATGGAGTTCCTGACCTCCCACACCAGCGTGGTGTACCAGCCCGGCTTCGACAGCCCGTACTACAGCGGCATCAACCCCTATGCCCTGGGCTTCGCCATGTACCGCGATATTCGGCGCATGTGCGAACACCCCACCGAAGAAGATCGCCGCTGGTTCCCGGAGATCGCCGGCAGCGATTGGTTATCGACCATCAAGTTCGCCATGAGCAGCTTCAAGGATGAGAGTTTTATCCTGCAGTACCTGTCGCCCAAGGTCATTCGGGATCTCAAGCTGTTCAGCATCCTCGATGACGACCTCAAGGACGACCTCGTGGTACCCGCCATCCACGATGAGCCCGGCTATCGCACAATCCGCGAGACCCTGGCGGCGCAATACAACCTGGGCAACCGTGAGCCCAACGTACAGATCTACAGCATCGATGTGCGCGGCGATCGCTCCCTGACCCTGCGTCACCAGCAGCACGACCGCAAGCCTCTGGGCGATTCCACCGAGGAAGTGCTCAAACACCTGCATCGGCTGTGGGGCTTCGACATTCACCTGGAAACCTTGCAGGGTGATCAGGTGATGAAAACCCACCATGTGCCACCGCGCAACGATCATAACGACGGCGACTACGGCCGCCTGGACTTGGCCGTCGTTCACCTCTGA
- a CDS encoding YeaH/YhbH family protein, with amino-acid sequence MSYVIDRRLNGKNKSTVNRQRFLRRYRDHIKKAVEEAVSRRSITDMEHGEQISIPGRDIDEPVLHHGRGGKQTVVHPGNKEFTTGEHIQRPQGGGGGKGPGKAGNSGEGMDEFVFQITQEEFLEFMFEDLELPNLVKRNLTGTDTFKTVRAGISNEGNPSRINIIRTLRSAHARRIALSGSSRAKLKEAKEELARLKREEPDNFGDIQELEGEIEKLSARIHRVPFLDTFDLKYNLLVKQPNPSSKAVMFCLMDVSGSMTQATKDIAKRFFILLYLFLKRNYDKIDVVFIRHHTSAREVDEEEFFYSRETGGTIVSSALKLMQEIMAERYPANEWNIYAAQASDGDNWNDDSPICRDILINQIMPFVQYYTYVEITPREHQALWFEYERIGEAFADTFAQQQLVSAGDIYPVFRELFQRRLVT; translated from the coding sequence ATGAGCTATGTGATCGACCGACGCCTCAATGGCAAGAACAAGAGCACGGTAAACCGCCAGCGTTTCCTGCGGCGTTACCGTGACCACATCAAAAAAGCGGTGGAAGAGGCCGTCAGCCGCCGCTCCATCACCGATATGGAACATGGCGAGCAAATCAGCATTCCGGGGCGGGATATCGACGAACCGGTCCTGCACCATGGCCGCGGCGGCAAACAGACCGTTGTGCATCCGGGTAACAAGGAATTCACCACCGGCGAACATATCCAGCGCCCTCAAGGCGGTGGCGGTGGTAAAGGCCCGGGCAAGGCCGGCAACTCCGGCGAAGGCATGGATGAGTTCGTCTTCCAGATCACCCAGGAAGAATTCCTCGAGTTCATGTTCGAGGACCTGGAGCTGCCCAACCTGGTCAAGCGCAACCTGACCGGTACCGACACCTTCAAAACCGTACGCGCCGGGATCAGCAACGAAGGCAACCCGTCGCGGATCAATATCATCCGTACCCTGCGTTCGGCCCATGCGCGGCGTATCGCCCTGTCGGGCAGCAGCCGCGCCAAATTGAAGGAGGCCAAGGAAGAGTTGGCGCGCTTGAAGCGTGAAGAGCCGGACAACTTCGGCGATATCCAGGAACTTGAAGGGGAAATAGAAAAACTCAGCGCACGCATCCACCGCGTGCCATTTCTGGATACCTTCGATCTCAAGTACAACCTGCTGGTCAAGCAACCCAACCCCAGCTCCAAGGCTGTGATGTTCTGCCTGATGGACGTGTCCGGCTCCATGACACAGGCCACCAAGGACATTGCCAAACGGTTCTTTATCCTGCTGTACCTGTTTCTCAAGCGAAACTACGACAAGATCGACGTGGTGTTCATCCGCCATCACACCAGCGCCCGGGAAGTGGACGAAGAGGAGTTCTTCTACTCACGGGAAACCGGCGGCACCATCGTCTCCAGTGCCTTGAAACTGATGCAGGAGATCATGGCCGAGCGCTACCCGGCCAACGAATGGAACATCTACGCGGCCCAGGCCTCCGACGGTGACAACTGGAACGACGATTCGCCCATCTGCCGCGACATCCTGATCAACCAGATCATGCCGTTCGTGCAGTACTACACTTATGTCGAAATCACCCCCCGTGAGCACCAGGCCCTGTGGTTCGAATACGAGCGCATCGGTGAAGCGTTCGCCGACACGTTCGCCCAGCAGCAACTGGTCTCGGCCGGCGATATCTATCCGGTCTTCCGTGAACTCTTCCAGCGCAGGTTAGTGACATGA
- a CDS encoding PrkA family serine protein kinase, with amino-acid sequence MSIFSHFQQRFESTRQEELTLQEYLELCKRDRSAYASAAERLLLAIGEPELVDTSNNSRLSRIFSNKVIRRYPAFEDFHGMEECIDQIVSYFRHAAQGLEEKKQILYLLGPVGGGKSSLAEKLKQLIEKVPFYAIKGSPVFESPLGLFNATEDGAILEEDFGIPRRYLNTIMSPWATKRLAEFGGDISQFRVVKLYPSILNQIGVAKTEPGDENNQDISALVGKVDIRKLEEFPQNDADAYSYSGALCRANQGLMEFVEMFKAPIKVLHPLLTATQEGNYNSTEGLGAIPFTGILLAHSNESEWHTFRNNKNNEAFIDRIYIVKVPYCLRVSDEIKIYDKLLFNSSLAKAHCAPDTLKMLAQFTVLSRLKEPENSNIYSKMRVYDGENLKDTDPKAKSIQEYRDTAGVDEGMNGLSTRFAFKILSKVFNFDPHEIAANPVHLLYVLEQQIEQEQFQAETRERYLRFLKEYLAPRYIEFIGKEIQTAYLESYSEYGQNIFDRYVLYADFWIQDQEYRDPETGEILNRVALNEELEKIEKPAGISNPKDFRNEIVNFVLRARANNNGKNPTWLSYEKLRVVIEKKMFSNTEDLLPVISFNAKASKEDQQKHNDFVTRMVERGYTDKQVRLLSEWYLRVRKSQ; translated from the coding sequence ATGAGTATTTTTAGCCACTTCCAACAACGCTTCGAGTCCACACGGCAGGAAGAACTCACGCTTCAAGAGTATCTCGAGCTGTGCAAGCGCGACCGCAGTGCCTACGCGTCTGCCGCCGAACGCCTGCTACTGGCGATCGGCGAGCCGGAACTGGTAGACACCTCGAACAATTCGCGCCTGTCGCGAATCTTCTCCAACAAGGTGATCCGCCGCTACCCGGCCTTTGAAGACTTCCACGGAATGGAAGAATGCATTGACCAGATCGTCTCCTACTTCCGCCACGCCGCCCAAGGCCTGGAGGAAAAGAAACAGATCCTCTACCTGCTCGGGCCCGTCGGTGGTGGTAAATCGTCCCTGGCCGAAAAGCTCAAACAACTGATCGAAAAGGTGCCCTTCTACGCCATCAAGGGCTCGCCGGTGTTCGAGTCGCCCCTGGGCCTGTTCAACGCCACGGAAGATGGCGCGATCCTCGAAGAGGACTTCGGCATCCCACGGCGCTACCTCAACACCATCATGTCGCCCTGGGCCACCAAACGCCTGGCCGAGTTCGGCGGCGACATCAGCCAGTTCCGCGTGGTGAAACTCTACCCTTCGATCCTCAACCAGATCGGCGTGGCCAAGACCGAACCGGGCGATGAGAACAACCAGGACATCTCGGCGCTGGTGGGCAAGGTCGATATCCGCAAACTGGAAGAATTCCCACAGAACGACGCCGACGCCTACAGCTACTCAGGCGCGCTGTGCCGGGCCAACCAGGGCCTGATGGAATTCGTGGAGATGTTCAAGGCTCCGATCAAGGTGCTGCACCCACTGCTCACCGCCACCCAGGAGGGCAACTACAACAGTACCGAAGGCCTGGGCGCGATTCCGTTCACCGGGATCCTGCTGGCCCACTCCAACGAATCGGAGTGGCACACCTTCCGCAACAACAAGAACAACGAAGCCTTCATCGACCGGATCTACATCGTCAAGGTGCCGTACTGCCTGCGGGTCAGCGATGAAATCAAGATCTACGACAAGTTGCTGTTCAACAGCTCCCTGGCCAAGGCCCATTGCGCGCCCGACACCCTGAAGATGCTCGCCCAGTTCACCGTACTGTCGCGCCTCAAGGAGCCGGAAAACTCGAATATCTATTCGAAGATGCGCGTGTACGACGGCGAGAACCTCAAGGACACCGACCCCAAGGCCAAGTCGATCCAGGAATACCGCGACACCGCAGGCGTGGACGAGGGCATGAACGGCCTGTCGACGCGCTTCGCGTTCAAGATCCTGTCCAAAGTGTTCAACTTCGACCCCCACGAGATCGCCGCCAACCCGGTGCACTTGCTCTACGTGCTGGAACAACAGATCGAACAGGAGCAATTCCAGGCTGAAACCCGCGAGCGCTACCTGCGCTTCCTCAAGGAATACCTGGCGCCGCGCTACATCGAATTTATCGGCAAGGAAATCCAGACCGCGTACCTGGAGTCCTACAGCGAATACGGCCAGAACATCTTCGACCGTTACGTGCTGTACGCAGACTTCTGGATTCAGGATCAGGAATACCGCGACCCGGAAACCGGCGAAATCCTCAACCGCGTAGCCCTCAACGAGGAACTGGAAAAGATCGAGAAGCCCGCCGGCATCAGCAATCCGAAGGATTTCCGCAACGAAATCGTCAACTTCGTATTGCGCGCCCGCGCCAACAACAATGGCAAGAACCCCACCTGGCTCAGCTACGAGAAGCTGCGGGTGGTCATCGAGAAGAAAATGTTCTCCAACACCGAGGACCTGCTGCCGGTCATCAGCTTCAATGCCAAGGCCAGCAAGGAGGATCAGCAAAAACACAACGACTTCGTTACACGGATGGTCGAGCGCGGCTATACCGACAAACAGGTACGGCTGCTCTCCGAGTGGTACCTGCGGGTGCGCAAATCGCAGTAA
- the glpE gene encoding thiosulfate sulfurtransferase GlpE, whose translation MSEFKRIPPDQAQALREQGAVVVDIRDPQTYALNHIKGAQHLDNHNIADFIRAADLDAPVIVACYHGNSSQSAAAYLVSQGFSDVYSLDGGFELWRTTYPAEISSGDSQ comes from the coding sequence ATGAGCGAATTCAAACGTATCCCTCCCGACCAAGCCCAGGCCCTGCGCGAACAAGGCGCAGTGGTGGTGGATATTCGTGATCCCCAGACCTATGCCCTGAACCACATCAAAGGCGCACAGCACCTGGACAACCACAACATCGCCGATTTCATCCGCGCCGCCGACCTCGACGCGCCGGTGATCGTGGCCTGCTATCACGGCAATTCCAGCCAGAGTGCGGCAGCTTATCTGGTCAGCCAGGGCTTCTCCGACGTCTATAGTCTGGACGGCGGCTTCGAGCTGTGGCGGACGACCTATCCGGCCGAAATTTCCTCCGGCGATTCGCAATAA
- a CDS encoding symmetrical bis(5'-nucleosyl)-tetraphosphatase, with the protein MATYAVGDLQGCLEPLKCLLDRVAFDPANDRLWLVGDLVNRGPESLATLRYLYNLRDSLVCVLGNHDLHLLAASKNIERLKKGDTLREILEAPDRADLLDWLRRQKLMHYDEGRDTALVHAGIPPQWTLKKALKYAAEVETALADDSLYTPFLDGMYGNEPVKWDNDLTGIARLRVITNYFTRMRFCTADGKLDLKSKEGADTALPGYKPWFAHKERKTRGTKIIFGHWAALEGKCDEPGVFALDTGCVWGGAMTLMNIDTGERLSCQCQSPLPVTLPAAAKR; encoded by the coding sequence ATGGCGACGTATGCGGTCGGCGACCTGCAAGGCTGCCTGGAGCCTCTCAAATGCCTGCTCGATCGAGTGGCCTTCGACCCGGCGAACGATCGCCTGTGGCTGGTGGGCGACCTGGTCAACCGTGGCCCCGAATCCCTGGCGACGTTGCGCTACTTGTACAACCTGCGGGATTCCCTGGTGTGCGTACTGGGCAACCACGATCTACACCTGCTGGCAGCCAGTAAAAACATCGAGCGTCTGAAAAAGGGCGATACCCTGCGGGAAATCCTCGAAGCCCCAGATCGCGCCGACCTGCTCGACTGGCTGCGCCGGCAAAAGCTCATGCATTACGATGAAGGCCGCGATACAGCCTTGGTCCATGCGGGTATCCCGCCCCAGTGGACACTCAAGAAAGCCCTCAAGTACGCCGCCGAAGTCGAAACCGCCCTGGCCGATGACAGCCTGTACACACCCTTCCTCGACGGCATGTACGGCAACGAACCGGTGAAGTGGGACAACGACCTCACCGGCATCGCACGCCTGCGGGTGATCACCAACTACTTCACACGCATGCGCTTCTGCACCGCCGACGGCAAGCTGGACCTCAAGAGCAAGGAAGGCGCCGACACCGCACTGCCCGGCTACAAGCCATGGTTTGCCCACAAGGAACGTAAAACCCGCGGCACGAAGATCATCTTCGGTCACTGGGCCGCCCTTGAAGGCAAATGCGATGAGCCCGGTGTATTCGCCCTCGACACCGGTTGCGTATGGGGTGGCGCCATGACCCTGATGAACATCGACACCGGCGAGCGCCTGAGCTGCCAGTGCCAATCCCCCCTTCCCGTTACACTGCCGGCTGCCGCCAAGCGCTAG
- the apaG gene encoding Co2+/Mg2+ efflux protein ApaG, producing the protein MSDPRYQIDVSVVTRFLAEQSQPEQNRFAFAYTITVKNNGLVPAKLLSRHWVITDGDGQVEEVRGAGVVGQQPLIDIGASHTYSSGTVMTSKVGTMQGSYQMKATDGQLFDAIIKPFRLAVPGALH; encoded by the coding sequence ATGTCCGATCCTCGCTACCAGATCGACGTCAGCGTCGTCACCCGCTTCCTGGCGGAACAATCGCAACCTGAACAGAACCGCTTCGCCTTTGCCTACACCATCACGGTGAAAAACAACGGGCTGGTGCCGGCCAAGCTCTTGTCGCGCCATTGGGTGATCACCGACGGTGACGGCCAGGTCGAGGAAGTGCGCGGCGCCGGCGTGGTCGGCCAGCAGCCGCTGATCGACATCGGCGCCAGCCATACCTATAGCAGCGGCACCGTGATGACCTCCAAGGTCGGCACCATGCAAGGCTCCTATCAGATGAAAGCCACCGACGGCCAACTGTTCGACGCCATCATCAAGCCGTTCCGCCTGGCGGTGCCGGGAGCCCTGCACTGA